The Euleptes europaea isolate rEulEur1 chromosome 7, rEulEur1.hap1, whole genome shotgun sequence genomic sequence tgccacagagtcagtATAAAAGCTCCTGCACCTCTCCAGTTATTCAGTTTAATCTCTTTCACATTTTTGCCTTCAACTTCCCCAAGAAGCAGGTAAGCTTGGCTAAAGCCAAACCAAACCACACCAACTGAAATAAGTTTAGAGACAGACTTTGTACGCCAGAGCTAATACTTTAACTATAGGGTTCTTCGCTGGAAAAGTCTGGTGATGGAATCGATCCCCATAGATAAAACTTTTTGAACATCCTACCTGGATCCTCATAATGCTTACCACATTATATTTCCTTTAATTCTTTGGTGGCTAAGCTGGTATAAAACAATGTACCTTTGTATTATAGATTTGTATTATAGATTTGACCGTTCACATtgattatattgtttttgtttctttgtgggATTTTTGCTTGTTTTAATCTCTATCACTCTGATACCAATTGTGGCAGGGTAGCCTGTGTGACTTTCTGTCACCTTTCACAatctgctgccagaggatgtagtaatATCTACAGATATAGACAGCTGTACAAGGGGAAGAGATTGACACATGGGGGAGAGatctatcagtagctactagccatggtgacgaaAGGGAGCCTTCGGATTCAGAGGGAATTAGGGAAGGCCATAGCTTCTATTTCTTTTTGTTGGCTATCCAGAAGAATTGGTTGgacactgtgtaagacaggatgctggactagatggaccactggtctgatcaagcaaggcttttcttaagttcttctgATGGAATCTAGATGAGATGATACAAACTAAAATGCGCGTCTAGATGGCCTAGCCAATGcagtgtcatggttaagagcgggggactctaatctggagaactgggttggtttcctcattcctccatgtgagtcctgctgggtgatcttgggctaggcacagttctcttcaaactctctcagccccacctacctcacaaagtgcctgttgtggggggaggagaggtagGCAACTGTAAGCTGGTATGAGACCAGTTATAAGTACACTATCAGATCAGTTTTAGATGTTCTACAATTACCACGGCAGAATCTGTGATCCTTTTTCGTTTTACTATAATTCTCAGTTTCAGGAAGGTACTTTGAAAATGTTCATGTTTTCCTTGTTTATAAAGAGGAGTCAGTCAGAAGCAATGTGATGATTTTCATtgttgacacacacacccttcaattTTCTTCAACTGGCTTCCACTACTTCTCCTATATACATTCTGTGTTGAATATTTGGGGGCTGATGGATTAATTCTGTAGGGTTCATTTTACAGATATTCATTCATACTGAGTCTCACAGATCTTCTTGTGTATAATTATATTTCTGTCCTTTCTAATGTTATCACAGACTCACCCTCCACCACTCAAATATGCCTCACTGTGGACCATCCTTTGCAGTCCCATCCTGCGCCTCTGCTCCGGCTGTTGGCTTTGGATCAGCAGGTCTTGGCTATGGTGGCCTCCACTATGGTAGCTCTGGCTTTGGCTCTGCGGCCCCAGCATTTGCAGTTCCCTCCGTGACCTCCAGTCCAGTCATTGGCTTTGGATCAGCAGGCCTTGGCCACGGCTATGCATCTGGGGTGCCCTCCGCTAGCCTTGGCATTCTTTCAGGGGTCAATCCTTCCTGCATCAACCAGATCCCTCCAGCAGAGGTTGTGGTTCAGCCACCTCCCGTCGTCTTGACCCTCCCAGGACCCATCCTCTCTGCTACCGGGGAACCAGTTTCTGTAGGAGGCAACACTCCATGTGCTGTTAGTTATGGAAGAAATGTTATTGGAGGTGGTGCTGGTGGTTTTGGAGGGGCTCTTGGAGGCCATTTGGGGAGCTATGGGGGCAGCAGAGGCAGTCTCATTTGTGGGCCCAGAAGCAGTCTCATCGGGGCACGCAGAGGCAGCCTCATCACAGGGCGCAGAGGAAGCTTCTCCCCTTGCTAGATTCCTATGCATTCTTGAAATGGAAAACAAGAACGGCCAAGAAATCCAAGGCGCAAAAAAGCAGTCTGGGGATAGAGATGCTCAACACCCTTCTTCCCAGCTCAAGTCAATAGATGTAGGTCCATCAAACCCAGGCCTTTAATGTATCACTTTTTCATGTAAACATTGTGGATATTTCATAAATGTCaccctctctgtctctgtctttctctccttcctgatGAGGAAGTATTCACATCTGAATGCAGTTTGACTTCTGAATAAATTTTCCTTTTTATCATGGTATTGCTCCTCTGGTTTtgctttaaatttaaaaaaggaaacaatgAAGTCTTGCTCTAGCAGATATTGGATCCAGGATAGCATTACATCGTCACCTGGCTCCATCTtgattgtttatttgtttgaaagATATTTCAAACCCATATTTTCCCCAGCACCCCACGTCAAACACAAGACTGTAGAAGAGGTTTAACTCATTTAATAAAATTAGCTGATCTGTGTCATAGCTGATTAAACACTCTAATATTTAATGAAGTGTTTTTGGCCTCTTTCAAGCCAGATCCTTCCAGCCAAGTTTTGTTTCAGGTACCTCCCTCAGCAGTGACCCTCCCAGGACCCATCCGCGCAGCTACCGGTGAACCAGTTTCTGTAGGAGGCCATGCTTCTTGTGCTGCTAGTTATGGTGGATTTGGTACATGGCTTTATGGAGGCAATGCTGGTGTTCTTGGAGGCCATTTGGAAGCTCCATAGGCCACTGAGGTAGTGTCATCCTTGGCACAGACACAGCTTGTCTCCCTGCTAAATTCCCAAGTGCTATTGAAATCCAATATGGAGCAATCAGGAAACCCCTGGCATAACAGACTGGCCTGGGCATTGATCTGTCGAACACCCGCCATGTGCCGAATACATTCCATCCAGTGGGAGCTCGAGAGGAGGACTTCTCAGCATCTCTAAGACTCAGAGCCAGCCATAATTTTCATGCATAACTCCttatagaatcattgaatcataaagttggaggtggccatacaggccatctagtccaacctcctgcttaatgcaggatagcCTCGAACAtcactgacaagtgtttgttcagcctccaggcagcttacaaaattcaTAAACATACAGAAAAattaaccacacacacaaaagtatgaGGCAGATGCTTTAGCATTCTCTCCCAAGCCCTCGAGGTCTTCCAGCCACCGATGCTCATAGTGAAAACACTTTCTGTCCATTTGCATGCAGATTGGTACAGACACAAAGACGTT encodes the following:
- the LOC130481202 gene encoding claw keratin-like, whose protein sequence is MPHCGPSFAVPSCASAPAVGFGSAGLGYGGLHYGSSGFGSAAPAFAVPSVTSSPVIGFGSAGLGHGYASGVPSASLGILSGVNPSCINQIPPAEVVVQPPPVVLTLPGPILSATGEPVSVGGNTPCAVSYGRNVIGGGAGGFGGALGGHLGSYGGSRGSLICGPRSSLIGARRGSLITGRRGSFSPC